The sequence below is a genomic window from Clostridium sp. BJN0001.
GCAGCCTGAACAGCATAATATATCTTCATTCTCTTAAGTCCTACTATTGGAGGCTCTTTCATTAATACTGCTCTATTTATAACATCATTCAAGACACCTGTAGGTACTCTTTTAGTATAATTGTCATAGCATTTTTTGGCAAGTTTTAAAACTCTTGGAACTCTCTGTCCTGTTAATGCAGATATAAATAAATATTCAGCATAACCCATGAACTTAAGTTTACTTTGAAGATCTCTTTTAAAATTATCTAAAGTCTTATTATCTTTTTCTATAAGATCCCATTTATTTACTATAACAATAATAGCCTTTCTCATATCATGTGCATATCCTATAATCTTTTCATCCTGCTCTGAAATTCCTTCACCTGCATCGATCATAAGTATACATACATCAGCTCTCTCTATTGCCGCATAAGTTCTTACAACACTATATCTTTCAATTTCTTCTTTAACTTTACTCTTTCTTCTAAGTCCTGCTGTATCAATTAATATAAATTTTCCTTCTTCAGTTTCAAGATAGCTATCTATTGCATCTCTTGTAGTACCTGGTTTATCTGATACTATAACTCTTTCTTCGCCTAAAAGCTTATTTATAAGAGACGATTTTCCAACATTAGGCTTTCCTATCATTGCTATTCTTATATACTCGTCTTCTTCATCAATAAGTGCTTCAGGATCAAAGTTTTCTACTACTTTATCAAGCATATCTCCAAGTCCAAGTCCCTGAGAAGCTGAAATTGTTATAGGATCTCCAATACCTAAATTATAAAATTCATATGCATTATCTTCTTCTTTTAAAGAATCAATCTTATTTACAACTAATACAACTGGTTTTTTGCTCTTTCTAAGCATTGATGCAACTTCTTCGTCTGAAGAAGTAAGACCTTCTTTACCATCAACTATAAATACAATTACATCTGCTGTTTCAATTGCAATATTTGCCTGTCTTCTCATCTGCTTTACTATTATGTCATCTCTATAAGGTTCTATACCACCTGTATCTATAATTGTAAAATTGTAATTAAGCCACTCTGCATCAGCGTATACTCTATCTCTTGTAACTCCAGGAGTATCCTCAACTATAGATATTCTCCTTCCTGCAAGTTTATTAAATAATGTTGATTTTCCTACGTTAGGTCTTCCAACCATCGCAACTATTGGTTTTGCCATTTTAATTGTCCTCCTTAATACGTTCATTTATTTTTTTTACTAAGTCTTCACCCGTAAAGTTTACAACTATCACTTGTACATCTAAAGCTTCTTCTATGTCTTTTATTCTTGTATCATCGAGCATTATAAGTTCATCACTATCTGAAAATTCATATCCTCGTCTGAACATATTTTCAGGCATAATAAGATATTTTGATTTTATTTTTCCTTTTAATTGTTCTATTATATCTTTTCCAGTAAGAAGACCTGCTACTGTTATTGTCTCTCCAAAAAAATAATTAATTATTTTATAAACATCTATTTTTATATTTTCATTATAAGACATTATCTTACTTGCAGCTTCTTTTATACTATCATAAGCAAGTACTCCAGTCGCAATTGAAAAACTTCCTTTTAAATTCTTTTCTACAGAAGATGCTGATGAATCTATTTCACTTTTAAAGCATCTAACCATTCCTATTCCATCTTCAATCTGATTATACCCATCATAGAATTCTTCATCTGGAATATTATGACCTGCAACAATATAAAACTCATCAGAAAGCCTAACAAATGGTCCATTTCCATCACTTATAAATTTGTTTTGAAGTCTTTTTATACTATTTATTTCTTTTTCTGCAAGTTCCTTAGTATATGTATCGACTTTTGCAAGTCCTTCTCTGAATTTAGTAACTCCTATTGGAACAACAGCAACTTCTGAAACATATGGGTATAAAGAATATAAATCATTTATAGTCTTTAAAAGTTCCTCTCCATTATTTATATTCGGAATCGAAACAATTTGAGCATTCATTACTATCCCTGCATCAGCAAGTTTTTTCATTCTCTCCATTATGTTTCCTGCGAACCTATTACTTAGCATTTTTTTTCTAAGTTCTTTATTAGTTGTATGGACAGAAACATTTATAGGACTTATATGATACCTTATAATTCTATCTATATCTTCATCTTTCATATTTGTAAGTGTTACAAAGTTTCCTTGAAGGAATGAAAGTCTTGAATCATCATCTTTAAAATAAAGAGTTTGCCTTAATCCTTTTGGAAGCTGATCTATAAAACAAAACATACATTTATTACTACAGCTTTTTGCTTTATCCATTATTCCGCCGCCAAATTCTAATCCTAAATCTTCTCCATATTCTTTTTCAATATCAATATCCCAAACTTCGCCATTGCATTTTTCAATTTCTATTGTAATTTCTTCATCTGCAGATAAAAATTTATAATCAATAATATCATCTATATTATTACCATCTATCGATAAAAGTATATCATTAACTTCTATCCCTACTTCTTCTCCTATACTGCCTTTATCTACTTTTGTTATAATATTTTTCATATATATCACTCCTATTATAACATACCTTATTTTATTCAAGCATTTCTAATTATATATTAACTATTATTCTATTGCAAATAAAAAAAATTTAATAGATAATATAGCTTTATGCTTTATATCCATTAAATTTTTAAAAAACAGATATTAAATTTTAAAAATAATTTTATTCATTTAAATCGACGTAATTTCCACTATTTAAGAATATAGTCCATTCACATATATTTGTTACATGGTCAGCTATTCTCTCTAAATATTTAATTACAAATAGAAGCTGAGTTCCATTATCAGAAAATGATACATTATTATCTTTTATTTTTTGAACAAGTGCAGAAAATAACTCCTTATAATCTTTATCTACAGAATCATCTAATGAACATATTCTATATGCCTCATCTTTATTTTCATCAAGATAGGCGTCTACAGACATTTTTACCATATCTCTTACTTTTTCTGCCATATCCCATAGTAAGGTAAATGTCTGATCTTTTTCATTTATTTTGCAGTTTATTCTTTTTACGACCTTACATATATCAACTGCATGATCTGCCATTCTTTCAAGATCAGTTACAATTTTAGATGCTGTAAAAACTCTTCTTAAATCTGTTGCAAGTGGCTGCTCTGCTGCAATATATTTAATACATGCATCTTCAAGTTCCTTTTGAAGATTATCTACCTTGTCATCATCTTTTATTATTTTATTAGCGATTTCAATATCGCATAATTTTAAAGATACAATACTCTTATATATCTGTTTTTCTACAAGATTTGTCATAGTCATTAATTTATCATTAATAACTTTGACTCTTGCATCATTTGAACCTCTTGTCATATTATTAACACTCCTTTTAACCAAATCTTCCTGTTATATAATCCTCTGTCCTTTTATCTCTTGGTTTATAAAAAATATCTTCAGTTTTACCAAATTCAACTACTTCACCATTTAAGAAAAATGCTGTCTTGTCAGCAATTCTTCCAGCCTGCTGCATATTATGAGTTACTATTATTACAGTATATTCTTTCTTTAATTCATCCATAAGATTTTCAACTTTGCTTGTTGAAATAGGATCAAGGGCAGATGTAGGTTCATCCATTAATATAACCTCAGGTGATACTGCAAGTGTTCTCGCAATACAAAGTCTCTGTTGCTGTCCTCCTGAAAGTCTCATTGCACTATCTTTTAATCTGTCTTTTGTTTCATCAAAAAGAGCAGCCTTTCTTAAACTCTTCTCTACTATCTCGTCAAGAGATACTTTATTTTTATTTCCATGTATTCTTGGTCCATAAGCTATATTATCATATATAGACATTGGGAAAGGATTCGGTCTTTGAAACACCATTCCTATACGCTTTCTAAGTGTTATCTCATCATAATCTTTATAAATGTCTTTTCCTTCAAATAATACCTTTCCTTCAATTCTTACACATTCAATTAAATCATTCATTCTATTTAATGTTCTTAAAAATGTAGATTTTCCACATCCCGATGGACCTATAAGTGCTGTAACTTCATTTTTGTTTATATCTAAATTTATTTCTTTAAGGGCTTTATTGTCTCCATAATAAAGAGATAAATCATTAGTTGTTATAATTCCCATAATAATCCTACTTTCCTTGATAAACTTTGATTATCCTATTCCCAATGAGTCTTGCAGATAAATTAAAAATTAATACTATAATCATTAATACTGCTGCAGTTCCATTTGCTATAGCAACTGCATCTGGAACTATTCCTTCAGAATTTAGTTTCCAAATATGAACTGCTAAAGTTTCTGCTGGTCTAAATAACGAAAATGCTGATTTGCTTCCTGTAAAACTTAGCATATCAAATTTAAAATTTGCAGAAGATAGTCCTGCTGTGTATAGAAAAGCTGCTGCTTCTCCAAATATTCTTCCTGATGCTAAAATAATTCCTGTAATTATTTCTCCAATTGCTGATTTAATTGTTATTTTACATAATGTCTGCCATCTTGTGGCTCCAAGCCCAAGTGATGCTTCCTTTACTTTAAGTGAAGCTGCTCTTATAGCATTTTCTGAAACTCTTGTCATTGCTGGAATATTTAATATACTTACTGATAATGCACCTGCAAGTATTGAATATCCCATATCCATAAAGTTAACAAATATAAGAAGTCCAAACATACCTATTACTATAGAAGGAAGAGATGACATTGTTTCAAGTGACATTGATATAAAATTAAGTATTTTACCTTCTTTTGCATATTCTGCAAGATATATTCCTGCACCGATTCCTATCGGAATAGTAATTAAAAGAGATATAAATAACATATAGAAAGAGTTAAAAAGCTGTATTCCAATACCTCCGCCTGCTCCTGTAAGCTTAGTTTTCCCAAAGATAAATGAAAATTTCAGCATTGGATAACCTTTATATAAAATGTATGCAATAAATGCTACTAGTATGAAAATTACAAATGCACTTATAACATAGAAAAAGTATGTCATTAATTTATCCATTTTTTTTGCATTCATGTTATTTTCCTCCCTTATCAATTCTTCTTACAATAACTATAAATCCAAACGATATAATAAGAAGAATCATTGCAAGAGACCATAATGCATCATTCCATACTGTTCCTCCAACTGTATTTGACATATCCATTGTAAGAATACTTGTAAGAGTTGACATAGATGATGTAAGGCTATTTGGAATTTTTATTGTATTTCCTATAACCATCTGTACTGCAAGTGCCTCTCCAAAAGCTCTTGCTATACCTAAAATTACTCCTGTTAAAATACCTCTTCTTGAGCCAGGGACTATAACTTTATATATTGTCTGCCATCTTGTAGCTCCAAGTCCATATGATGCTTCAATATGATCTTTTGGTATTGTTTTTACAGCATCTATAGAAAGTGTTGCTATTGTGGGAAGAATCATAAGTGCAAGTACGAGTATTCCTGAAAGTAGTGAAAACCCAGTACCACTAAAATGATTTTTCACAAAAGGAACTAAAACTGATATTCCAACCCATCCATATACTACAGATGGAATTCCAACTAAAATCTCAAGAGCCGGTTTCATTATTACTCTTCCAAATCTCTTTGATATTATATTTACAAACACAGCAAGTGAAATTGCAACAGGTGCACTAAGTATTACTGCACCTGCTGAAACAAATACTGAACCTATAATGAAAGAGAGAGCTCCAAAGGAAGGTGTCTCATCTCCTGGATTCCAATTATTTTTAAATATAAAATTTATAAAGCTGTATTTATCTGCAATAAATAGATTTAATCCTTTAATAAAAATGAATACTATGATTGCAATTGTAATTCCTATTATTAGAAAGGCACAAGCTATTGAAAATAACTTTCCTATATATTCATTTTTAAACTTTTCCTTTAAGCTTCTTTTTTCCATTATTTATCATCCTTTATTTATTCTTTAACTTTCATATCACTTATAGAAACAAATCCTAAATTGTCTACAATTTCCTTTACTTCACTACTTGAAATGTAATCAATAAACTGTTTAGAAAGTCCTTTTGCTTCACCTTTTGTATACATATGTCCCCATGACCAGAACTTATATGATCCGTCTGCAATACTGTTTTTCTCAGCACTAACACCATCAATCTTAGTTGCTACAATTCCAGCATTTTTAGCATCATCACCATTTAAATATGCAAGTCCTAAGTAACTAATTGCACCTTCATTTTGTTTCATAGCTGATAAAACAGCTCCATTTGAATCTTGCATAATTCCTATAGCATCATTTTCTTTAGTTCCATCTAATAATTTCTTTTCAAATGTTGCTCTAGTTCCTGATCCGTCTTTTCTATGGATAACAAAGATTTCTTGATCTTTTCCTCCAACTTCCTTCCAGTTTTTAATTTCTCCAAGGAATATTTTCTTTATCTGATCTTTTGTTAAGTTATCTACTCCAACTGATTTATTTACTGCAATTGCAAAGCTTTCAGCAACAACTTGATGATCAACTAATGTAGAAGCTTTATCTTTATCTAATTTCTCTTCTGCAAAAATATCTGAGTTTCCTATGTCTACTGTTCCATCCATTACCTGAGTAAGTCCTGTACCAGATCCACCTGCCTGAGCACTTATTGAAGCATCAGGATATTTAGCATTAAATTTTTCTATTGCTTGTTCCATTAGTGGAAGTAATGCTGAAGATCCGCTTACTGTAATAGATCCTGCTATCTCTTCACTTGTTTCTTCACTTTTTGTAGAAGTACTATCGTTAGATCCTCCATTAAGTGAACCACAGCCTGCCATTGCAAAGCCCATTGACATTGTAAGTAAAGTACTCATACAAATTTTTAACATTTTCTTTTTCATAAAAAACCTCCAAAGTTTTTACTAAAATTTTTATTTTTTTCACTTTAATTTTCTGTACAAGTTTATAATACTCATTTTTTATTAAATCACTATTAACTTAATGTTAAGTTATATTATGCCTTTGTTAAATACTTGTTAAGCCATATTGCTACTTTGCATAATATTAATCTAAAAAACAAATACTATGATACTTATTCATTAAATATGTTTCCCCATAAGCTTTGAAAATATTATAAATAATTATAATATAATAATAAAAAAAGCTGCATAAGATTGAATTTTTTAATCAATCTTATGCGGCTTTTTTATAATTTTCAATTAATTTACAGGTATAATAACTGTAAATGTACTTCCTTTAGTAATCTCACTTTTAACATCAAGATTACCATTAAATGTCTTTACAATGTGTTTAACAATAGCAAGGCCTAATCCTGTGCCTCCTGTTCCTCCCTTTTTACGTGATTTATCAACACGATAGAATCTTTCAAATATTCTTGATATGTCTTCCTCTGGTATTCCAATACCATTATCTGAAACTATAAAATAATAAAATCTATTTTTACTATAGCTTTTAACATCTATAGTTTTTTCATCTTTTTGAGGGTCAGAATACTTTATTGCATTTTCAATTAAATTTAATGTCATTTGATAAAACTTATCTTTATCTCCTAGTATAAGTTCACTATTATCACTTTCATAATTAATCTTAACATTTTTCTTAATAGCCATATCCTTTACCATATCAAATACCGTGTCCAAAACAGTATCTGGAAGAAATTCATCTACATCACAAACTAGATTGCTTTCAATATTAGATAGGACAAGAATATCATTTATAAGTCTTGTGAGTCTTTCAGCTTCATTATTTATAATATCTAAAAATTTATTTCTTGTTTTATCATCGTTAACTATCCTTAAAGTCTCCGCAAATCCTTTAATTGATGTAAGTGGAGTTTTAAGTTCATGAGATACGTTGGCAACAAATTGTGATCTCATAAGTTCAACTCTCTTCATGTCAGTTATATCCTGAAAGTTTATTACAAGTCCTATTTTCTGATCAAAACTCAAAAGTTCAGATTTGCTTACT
It includes:
- the phoU gene encoding phosphate signaling complex protein PhoU, which codes for MTRGSNDARVKVINDKLMTMTNLVEKQIYKSIVSLKLCDIEIANKIIKDDDKVDNLQKELEDACIKYIAAEQPLATDLRRVFTASKIVTDLERMADHAVDICKVVKRINCKINEKDQTFTLLWDMAEKVRDMVKMSVDAYLDENKDEAYRICSLDDSVDKDYKELFSALVQKIKDNNVSFSDNGTQLLFVIKYLERIADHVTNICEWTIFLNSGNYVDLNE
- the pstA gene encoding phosphate ABC transporter permease PstA, encoding MNAKKMDKLMTYFFYVISAFVIFILVAFIAYILYKGYPMLKFSFIFGKTKLTGAGGGIGIQLFNSFYMLFISLLITIPIGIGAGIYLAEYAKEGKILNFISMSLETMSSLPSIVIGMFGLLIFVNFMDMGYSILAGALSVSILNIPAMTRVSENAIRAASLKVKEASLGLGATRWQTLCKITIKSAIGEIITGIILASGRIFGEAAAFLYTAGLSSANFKFDMLSFTGSKSAFSLFRPAETLAVHIWKLNSEGIVPDAVAIANGTAAVLMIIVLIFNLSARLIGNRIIKVYQGK
- a CDS encoding DUF512 domain-containing protein → MKNIITKVDKGSIGEEVGIEVNDILLSIDGNNIDDIIDYKFLSADEEITIEIEKCNGEVWDIDIEKEYGEDLGLEFGGGIMDKAKSCSNKCMFCFIDQLPKGLRQTLYFKDDDSRLSFLQGNFVTLTNMKDEDIDRIIRYHISPINVSVHTTNKELRKKMLSNRFAGNIMERMKKLADAGIVMNAQIVSIPNINNGEELLKTINDLYSLYPYVSEVAVVPIGVTKFREGLAKVDTYTKELAEKEINSIKRLQNKFISDGNGPFVRLSDEFYIVAGHNIPDEEFYDGYNQIEDGIGMVRCFKSEIDSSASSVEKNLKGSFSIATGVLAYDSIKEAASKIMSYNENIKIDVYKIINYFFGETITVAGLLTGKDIIEQLKGKIKSKYLIMPENMFRRGYEFSDSDELIMLDDTRIKDIEEALDVQVIVVNFTGEDLVKKINERIKEDN
- a CDS encoding phosphate ABC transporter substrate-binding protein, with translation MKKKMLKICMSTLLTMSMGFAMAGCGSLNGGSNDSTSTKSEETSEEIAGSITVSGSSALLPLMEQAIEKFNAKYPDASISAQAGGSGTGLTQVMDGTVDIGNSDIFAEEKLDKDKASTLVDHQVVAESFAIAVNKSVGVDNLTKDQIKKIFLGEIKNWKEVGGKDQEIFVIHRKDGSGTRATFEKKLLDGTKENDAIGIMQDSNGAVLSAMKQNEGAISYLGLAYLNGDDAKNAGIVATKIDGVSAEKNSIADGSYKFWSWGHMYTKGEAKGLSKQFIDYISSSEVKEIVDNLGFVSISDMKVKE
- the der gene encoding ribosome biogenesis GTPase Der; amino-acid sequence: MAKPIVAMVGRPNVGKSTLFNKLAGRRISIVEDTPGVTRDRVYADAEWLNYNFTIIDTGGIEPYRDDIIVKQMRRQANIAIETADVIVFIVDGKEGLTSSDEEVASMLRKSKKPVVLVVNKIDSLKEEDNAYEFYNLGIGDPITISASQGLGLGDMLDKVVENFDPEALIDEEDEYIRIAMIGKPNVGKSSLINKLLGEERVIVSDKPGTTRDAIDSYLETEEGKFILIDTAGLRRKSKVKEEIERYSVVRTYAAIERADVCILMIDAGEGISEQDEKIIGYAHDMRKAIIVIVNKWDLIEKDNKTLDNFKRDLQSKLKFMGYAEYLFISALTGQRVPRVLKLAKKCYDNYTKRVPTGVLNDVINRAVLMKEPPIVGLKRMKIYYAVQAATRPPKFVFFVNDIGAKHFSYERYIENQLRESFDFKGTGIQIEYRQRKE
- the pstB gene encoding phosphate ABC transporter ATP-binding protein PstB, whose protein sequence is MGIITTNDLSLYYGDNKALKEINLDINKNEVTALIGPSGCGKSTFLRTLNRMNDLIECVRIEGKVLFEGKDIYKDYDEITLRKRIGMVFQRPNPFPMSIYDNIAYGPRIHGNKNKVSLDEIVEKSLRKAALFDETKDRLKDSAMRLSGGQQQRLCIARTLAVSPEVILMDEPTSALDPISTSKVENLMDELKKEYTVIIVTHNMQQAGRIADKTAFFLNGEVVEFGKTEDIFYKPRDKRTEDYITGRFG
- the pstC gene encoding phosphate ABC transporter permease subunit PstC, which gives rise to MEKRSLKEKFKNEYIGKLFSIACAFLIIGITIAIIVFIFIKGLNLFIADKYSFINFIFKNNWNPGDETPSFGALSFIIGSVFVSAGAVILSAPVAISLAVFVNIISKRFGRVIMKPALEILVGIPSVVYGWVGISVLVPFVKNHFSGTGFSLLSGILVLALMILPTIATLSIDAVKTIPKDHIEASYGLGATRWQTIYKVIVPGSRRGILTGVILGIARAFGEALAVQMVIGNTIKIPNSLTSSMSTLTSILTMDMSNTVGGTVWNDALWSLAMILLIISFGFIVIVRRIDKGGK